Proteins encoded by one window of Thermodesulfovibrionales bacterium:
- a CDS encoding sulfite exporter TauE/SafE family protein: MDFLNILFPVSGVKTNILLPPLVAMVVSFFTSMGGISGAFLLLPFQMSVLNYTAPSVSGTNHVFNIVAIPSGVYRYIKEGRMAWPLTWTIAIGTLPGVFLGYYIRVLYLPDPKSFKLFVGCVLLYIGVRLVKDLLGKAEKSSGARTLEEKFKARVEEKKKAERVKAAAGIPADAVVKTVSLSMKKIEYEFWGERFSFNPVSMSVLAFVVGIIGGAYGIGGGAIIAPFCVAFFQLPVYTIAGAALMGTFITSLAGALFFTFIPATGGVSALPDWPLGILFGLGGFVGLYLGARCQKFVPQKAIKIMLSAVLLFLAVRYVIQFF; the protein is encoded by the coding sequence GTGGATTTCTTGAATATCCTTTTTCCGGTGTCGGGTGTCAAAACCAATATCCTGTTGCCGCCTTTGGTGGCGATGGTCGTTTCCTTTTTCACCTCGATGGGCGGCATATCCGGTGCGTTTCTCCTGCTTCCCTTCCAGATGAGCGTCCTGAATTACACAGCCCCTTCGGTGAGCGGGACGAATCACGTCTTCAATATCGTTGCGATTCCCAGTGGCGTTTATCGGTATATCAAAGAAGGCCGCATGGCATGGCCGCTTACCTGGACGATAGCGATAGGAACGCTTCCGGGAGTCTTCCTCGGCTACTACATAAGAGTCCTCTACCTTCCTGATCCTAAGTCGTTTAAGCTTTTTGTGGGATGCGTGCTGCTCTACATCGGCGTTCGCCTTGTCAAGGATCTCTTGGGGAAAGCTGAGAAATCTTCGGGCGCCCGAACGCTTGAAGAGAAATTTAAGGCAAGAGTTGAAGAGAAGAAGAAAGCGGAGAGAGTAAAGGCGGCGGCGGGGATACCGGCGGACGCGGTAGTTAAGACTGTCTCCCTATCAATGAAAAAGATTGAATACGAATTCTGGGGAGAGCGCTTTTCCTTCAACCCCGTCAGCATGTCCGTGCTCGCCTTTGTCGTGGGCATCATAGGAGGTGCTTACGGAATAGGCGGCGGCGCTATTATCGCGCCTTTCTGCGTTGCCTTCTTTCAGCTGCCCGTCTATACTATCGCGGGCGCCGCCTTGATGGGGACCTTTATCACCTCTCTTGCGGGTGCCTTATTTTTCACGTTTATCCCGGCGACGGGCGGAGTCTCCGCGTTGCCCGACTGGCCGTTGGGAATCCTTTTCGGCCTCGGAGGCTTTGTCGGCCTCTATCTGGGCGCGAGGTGCCAAAAGTTCGTGCCCCAGAAGGCGATAAAGATCATGCTCAGTGCTGTCCTTCTCTTTTTGGCGGTGAGGTATGTTATTCAATTTTTCTGA